In Harmonia axyridis chromosome 6, icHarAxyr1.1, whole genome shotgun sequence, a single window of DNA contains:
- the LOC123681888 gene encoding group XIIA secretory phospholipase A2 isoform X1, with amino-acid sequence MEIPFGKIAIYVLTFIGYIYSGYGSSILGNLRDAVISAEYTFNSVFSNVANIAKKFQTFTDMFDSAVEEECIFKCPNGKNGLIYASHSCKEFLSSDASPRPDRNHVPQANGCGSLGLSIPAEYLPVSEMTKCCNSHDICYDTCNKQKELCDLEFKRCLYKYCESYTHTIGGISTVKACKGAAKMLYTGTLTFGCKSYLDAQKKACFCPAPYGWKEGKKRKYQTGEEL; translated from the exons atggaaattccgtttggaaaaattgcaatttaCGTTTTAACCTTCATTGGATACATTTACTCTGGATATGGATCAAGTATTTTGGGAAATTTGCGAGATGCCGTTATTTCGGCTGAATATACTTTCAACAGCGTCTTTTCAAATGTTGCAAATATTGCCAAGAAATTCCAAACTTTCACTGATATGTTCGATTCAGCTGTAGAAGAAGAATGCATTTTCAAGTGTCCTAATGGTAAAAACGGCCTTATTTATGCAAGTCATTCTTGTAAAGAATTTTTATCTTCAGATGCTTCTCCTAGACCTGATCGAAATCATGTACCTCAAGCTAACGGATGTGGATCTTTGGGATTGTCCATCCCTGCAGAGTATCTTCCTGTTAGTGAAATGACAAAATGCTGTAATAGTCATGATATTTGCTACGATACTTGCAATAAACAAAAGGAATTATGTGATTTAGAATTTAAGAGATGTCTGTACAAATATTGTGAAAGTTATACACACACTATTGGTGGAATTTCAACAGTGAAAG CATGCAAAGGGGCAGCTAAAATGTTGTACACAGGAACTCTAACATTCGGATGTAAGTCTTATTTAGATGCTCAAAAAAAGGCTTGCTTTTGTCCTGCACCTTATGGTtggaaagaaggaaaaaaacgTAAATATCAAACAGGAGAAGAAttgtaa
- the LOC123681888 gene encoding group XIIA secretory phospholipase A2 isoform X2 produces the protein MEIPFGKIAIYVLTFIGYIYSGYGSSILGNLRDAVISAEYTFNSVFSNVANIAKKFQTFTDMFDSAVEEECIFKCPNDASPRPDRNHVPQANGCGSLGLSIPAEYLPVSEMTKCCNSHDICYDTCNKQKELCDLEFKRCLYKYCESYTHTIGGISTVKACKGAAKMLYTGTLTFGCKSYLDAQKKACFCPAPYGWKEGKKRKYQTGEEL, from the exons atggaaattccgtttggaaaaattgcaatttaCGTTTTAACCTTCATTGGATACATTTACTCTGGATATGGATCAAGTATTTTGGGAAATTTGCGAGATGCCGTTATTTCGGCTGAATATACTTTCAACAGCGTCTTTTCAAATGTTGCAAATATTGCCAAGAAATTCCAAACTTTCACTGATATGTTCGATTCAGCTGTAGAAGAAGAATGCATTTTCAAGTGTCCTAATG ATGCTTCTCCTAGACCTGATCGAAATCATGTACCTCAAGCTAACGGATGTGGATCTTTGGGATTGTCCATCCCTGCAGAGTATCTTCCTGTTAGTGAAATGACAAAATGCTGTAATAGTCATGATATTTGCTACGATACTTGCAATAAACAAAAGGAATTATGTGATTTAGAATTTAAGAGATGTCTGTACAAATATTGTGAAAGTTATACACACACTATTGGTGGAATTTCAACAGTGAAAG CATGCAAAGGGGCAGCTAAAATGTTGTACACAGGAACTCTAACATTCGGATGTAAGTCTTATTTAGATGCTCAAAAAAAGGCTTGCTTTTGTCCTGCACCTTATGGTtggaaagaaggaaaaaaacgTAAATATCAAACAGGAGAAGAAttgtaa
- the LOC123681889 gene encoding glutaredoxin-C4-like, with translation MSADKAKAVKDIIDSDKVVIFSKSYCPYCKMAKEVFDGLQKTYTAVELDNRDDGDEIQTILGQITGARTVPRVFVNGECLGGGSDVKALYEKGELQKYF, from the exons ATGTCTGCAGACAAAGCCAAAGCTGTGAAAGACATCATCGACAGCGACAAGGTCGTAATTTTCTCCAAAAGCTACTGCCCATACTGCAAAATGGCTAAGGAG GTGTTCGATGGCCTTCAGAAAACTTATACTGCTGTTGAATTGGACAACCGTGATGATGGAGATGAAATCCAAACTATTTTGGGTCAGATAACTGGCGCAAGGACT gTCCCCCGAGTTTTTGTCAACGGAGAATGTCTTGGTGGAGGATCTGATGTTAAAGCTCTTTATGAAAAAGGAGAACTGCAGAAATACTTTTGA